A genomic window from Chanodichthys erythropterus isolate Z2021 chromosome 1, ASM2448905v1, whole genome shotgun sequence includes:
- the LOC137033898 gene encoding protocadherin alpha-3-like: MEAGGQRRRWEYCWIALCISFLLDSGQQVSAQIRYSIPEEVKEGTTVGNIAKDLGLEVSSLVDRQFRIVSGSKEELFQINQENGVLYVHKKIDRESLCAGGGVCMVNLKTVIENPLEIHYVEVEITDINDHSPSFPEKEQRLRISENTLPGADYQLQAARDPDSGTNSIRFYKLSPNDHFEIRVRESDEDKMPFLVLKKAVDRETTTSYKLLLTAVDGGNPPKSGTLNINITVLDINDNRPVFSRETYSATLEENSVIGTVVLRVNATDMDEGSNSDIEYSFAALNSKVHEVFELDQVTGEIRVKGEVDFEDTEVYKLDIQASDKGHPPTSANCRVVIKIIDVNDNQPEIEITSLSKNIPEDSKPGTVISLISVTDRDAGINGKVICQLNKNIPFELKPSFKDNMYSLVTKDRLDRETDSLYEITITASDLGQPSLTASTTLSVQISDVNDNAPEFLINPLYLYLMENNAAGSSIISVSASDRDTAENAVISYHIIRGDGTQNDLSSFLNINSETGVVYSLKSFDFETMKTGQFHILASDSGSPSLSSNVTVNVFILDQNDNVPVILYPVSANGSAEGVEEIPRNVNAGHLVTKVRAYDADIGYNGWLLFSLQEVSEHSLFGLDRYTGQIRTLRSFTETDEAQHKLLILVKDNGNVSLSATATVIVKVVEPKEAFAASDVKNAVKDEEENDVTFYLIITLGSVSVLFVISIIVLIVMQCSKSTDYSSKYLQDTNYDGTLCHSIQYRSGDKRYMLVGPRMSIGSTIAPGSNRNTLVIPDRRRRDSGEKYYKKWTFTLVR; this comes from the coding sequence ATGGAAGCCGGAGGACAAAGGCGCAGATGGGAGTACTGCTGGATCGCTCTGtgtatttcttttcttcttgACTCCGGACAGCAGGTTTCTGCTCAGATAAGATATTCCATTCCAGAAGAAGTGAAAGAAGGAACCACTGTGGGAAATATTGCTAAGGATTTGGGTCTTGAAGTAAGTAGCTTGGTGGATAGGCAGTTTCGAATCGTTTCTGGATCTAAAGAGGAGCTTTTTCAGATAAATCAGGAAAATGGCGTTTTGTACGTTCATAAGAAAATCGACAGAGAGTCTCTGTGTGCTGGTGGAGGCGTTTGTATGGTCAATTTAAAAACTGTTATTGAAAATCCTCTCGAGATTCATTATGTGGAGGTAGAAATAACAGATATAAACGATCATTCTCCTAGTTTTCCTGAAAAGGAGCAGCGTCTCCGAATATCTGAAAATACGCTTCCTGGTGCTGATTATCAGTTACAAGCTGCCAGAGATCCCGATTCTGGGACTAATTCGATCCGGTTCTATAAATTAAGTCCTAATGATCATTTTGAAATTCGAGTTAGAGAAAGTGATGAGGATAAAATGCCATTTTTAGTACTGAAGAAGGCTGTTGATAGAGAAACTACAACCTCATACAAGCTGCTTTTAACAGCAGTTGATGGAGGGAATCCTCCGAAATCTGGGACCCTTAACATTAATATTACTGTTCTAGATATAAATGATAATCGCCCTGTATTTAGTCGTGAGACATATTCTGCGACTTTAGAAGAGAACTCTGTTATTGGCACTGTAGTTCTTCGAGTAAATGCAACTGATATGGATGAGGGCTCGAACAGTGACATTGAATACAGTTTTGCGGCGTTAAACAGTAAAGTGCATGAGGTTTTTGAGCTCGATCAGGTCACAGGTGAAATACGTGTAAAGGGAGAAGTTGATTTTGAAGATACAGAAGTTTATAAACTGGATATTCAAGCATCAGATAAGGGGCATCCACCAACGTCTGCAAACTGTAGAGTTGTCATTAAAATTATTGATGTGAATGACAACCAACCAGAGATTGAGATTACGTCACTTTCTAAGAACATCCCTGAAGATTCCAAGCCTGGAACGGTGATTTCTCTCATCAGTGTGACTGATAGAGACGCCGGAATCAACGGTAAAGTGATTTGTcagttaaacaaaaatattccCTTTGAGCTAAAGCCTTCCTTCAAAGACAATATGTACTCTTTAGTAACAAAAGATCGCTTAGATAGAGAAACTGATTCACTCTATGAAATTACAATTACAGCCTCTGATTTAGGACAGCCGTCTTTGACTGCATCAACTACTCTAAGCGTTCAGATTTCTGATGTGAATGATAATGCTCCAGAATTTTTAATAAATCCTCTTTATCTTTACTTAATGGAAAATAATGCTGCAGGTTCGTCTATAATATCAGTTAGTGCCTCTGATAGAGACACTGCTGAAAATGCCGTGATATCGTATCACATAATTAGAGGTGACGGAACACAGAATGATTTGTCATCTTTCTTGAATATAAATTCCGAGACAGGTGTTGTTTATTCGCTGAAGAGCTTTGATTTTGAAACGATGAAAACTGGACAGTTCCACATACTCGCTTCAGACTCTGGAAGTCCGTCTCTGAGCAGTAACGTGACAGTGAACGTGTTTATTCTGGATCAGAACGACAACGTTCCAGTGATCTTATATCCAGTCAGCGCTAACGGTTCTGCTGAGGGTGTGGAAGAGATTCCCCGTAATGTGAACGCAGGTCATTTGGTGACTAAAGTCAGAGCCTATGACGCAGATATAGGATACAACGGCTGGTTATTGTTTTCACTGCAGGAAGTTAGTGAGCACAGTCTCTTTGGTTTGGACCGCTATACAGGACAGATAAGGACCCTTCGCTCATTCACAGAAACAGACGAGGCCCAGCATAAACTGCTCATACTGGTCAAAGACAATGGGAACGTTTCACTCTCAGCAACAGCGACTGTGATTGTCAAAGTTGTGGAGCCCAAAGAGGCTTTTGCAGCTTCTGATGTGAAAAACGCAGTAAAAGACGAGGAGGAAAACGACGTGACGTTTTATTTGATCATCACTTTGGGCTCGGTTTCAGTGCTTTTTGTCATCAGCATCATCGTGTTGATTGTAATGCAGTGCTCCAAATCTACAGACTATTCGTCCAAGTATTTGCAGGACACAAATTACGACGGGACTCTGTGTCACAGCATCCAGTACAGATCTGGAGACAAACGGTACATGTTAGTTGGACCCAGAATGAGTATCGGCTCTACAATTGCACCAGGCAGTAATAGGAATACTCTAGTGATACCAGATCGCAGGAGGAGAGATTCTGGAGAG